The nucleotide window AAACGCTTTAAGCGCACTGACCTCTCCACCTACCCCGAGGCTGGCGTCAAGGCCGGGGCCAGGCCCGGAGTTGGCGTCGGGGTGGCCGGAGGGGTCCATCCCCATACTGGGGGCAGCGCCTTCACGCCCCCTTACCCGGCCGCCGTCTACGGGGtcccggcccctccaccccctgccccttcccaccctcagGCCTACCAGGCCGCAGGATCCCCCCTCTTCCGCCTCGACGGCCTCCTGgtccaccagcaggtccaggggggGCCCCGGCTCAGAGGTGACCCCCGAGCTGGCTGGGCTAGGCCCCCCAAACGAGGGGTCTGGCTTCCACGCCCCTGCCGGGAGCCCGTCCGGCGGCCCGCTAGGCCGCCCTCCCAGTGCCCTGGTGGGGCCTAGCTATCCGGGctaccccccatcccctcctcacctGCCCGGATACCCCCCCGGGGGCCCTCCGCTCTACGGGGGGCCCGGACGGAGCCCCTCGGAGCCCCCCGCTGACGCCCTCATGGGGTTGGTCGCCGCCCCCCTCGGGGGTCTGAGCCAGTTCAGCCCCAACAGCCCTTACCTGCGGCAGCCGGCTTTCCCACCGGGTCTGGATCGCTACCTGTGAGCCCCTCTGGatgactgccccccaccccccacccctccttgaccctctcctcctcctcttcccaccgttgtgcctcagtttccccatctctaccGCCAGCAGAGACTGTCGTTCGTCTACCTCACCGGTCTGTTGAGAGGGCCGAGTCGGTCAGGAATGGAGGGTGTTTTGGGATTTTCGAGAGGCTTCCCCCTTCCCGAGAAAGGCCGGGAGCTAAAacatttttggggttttttttggatgaATGCCTTCTGAACCGaaacagcccccacccccctcccaggccGGGGTTCAGACTCGACCTCTCGCCTCTAGGAGGCCTCATCCCATCCGCTGAGCCTCCGTGACCCTCCTGCTTCCCGGTACCCCCCAAGATGCCCGGGCCCCAGGACCAGCCAGCCCTCGATTCTCCGGAGACTGCTCACCCAGAGCGGATTAGCCAGGCCCCTTTGGACACATACGACTTTCTGCTCATCCTCCGGCGTTAACTTTCCCCCGGACAAAACCTGGCTTCGTTTCTTAAACCGACCCAGAGAAACCCACTCTCCCATTGGTCAGGGCATTCCCGATGGGGGTCTCGGTAACATAAAGAAAGCTGATTTCAGATTATCAATCTCAAATCTCGGGGTCCCTAGGGAGGTGGGGGGCAAAGAacaaggctggggagggggtaatTCCTTGAAGAtttcttctccagctcctccgGCATCCACCTCGGGCTTTGGATCTCAGTGACACCAAACTAGACCAAGTCTTGGCCCACGAGAGGTTCGTTTTGATCTTATCgtcatcaacagtggtatttattgagcgcttactgggtgcagaacactgtactaagcgcttgggagaggatgatacaacagagttggtaggcaagttctccACTCACCAAGAGTCATTAGGGACCTGATCACTCAGCAGGTCGTACAGGAGGCCTACAGCCGGAGGATACAGCGCATGCACGATGTTACATCCTCCCTACCCCACCCCACTTTGTTTCGCATTGTAGCCGGGCCAGGTTCGCGTTGTAGCCGGGCAGGCGATGGATCCGAAAGCAGGCGGCGGCGGGGCATCATCTCTTCCGACGGTACTGGCTGGAGAGGCCCCATCCGGGTgtttgcacaataataataataataacaataataataacagtggtatttgttatgttcttCATATGTGTCAAGCTCAattgtaaacgctggggtacataggttgttattaattattgttattattatggtatttgttaagcacttactatgtgccaagcactgtcctaagcgcttgagtagatacaaggtaatcagattgtcccaagtggtgcgcacggtcttcatccccattttacagatgaggtaactgaggcccaaaaaagttaagtgatttgccccaaggtcacacagcagacgagtggcggagccgggattagaacccatgtcctctgactcccaagtccgtgctctttccactaagccacgctgcttacagtccaaagaggagggagaaaaatactgaatctccattttataggtgaggaaactaaggcacaaattagtagagtgactttctcaaagtctcaCAGCCTGTAGACTGTTAAGAGTCTGAATCCCgccctcgctgtgggcagggaatgtgtctgtttattattatattgtactcccccaagctctcagaacagtgatctgcacacggttagtgctcaataaatacgatcgagtgaattaatgagcagcaggcaagtggcggagtcagaagccaggtcctctggctcattccctatccattaggccatgctgcttctgtagaggACACTGAATGAAGAAGGTCATATCTATTGCCTCTTCTTGTGGCCAGGGTCTTCGATCGGcctggatggaggtggggggtgggctggCTGCCTGGGGGCGGCCTTGCGGAGGGAGGGACCCTGATAGAGTCACGACTGGACCGTATTCCCCTCCTGAGCCCCCCAACTCCGCTCAGTGCTGCGCAGAGGCGACAGGTCAGCCGCGATCCCGATCCACTCAGGGAGGAAGGCGGCCTCGGGCTTAAAAACTTTCAGGAAGGGCGAGTCAGGCAAAGTGTAGTTGGCCAGGTAAACCGTCTCACCCCCGGTTAGGTAGGCGGCCCAGATCCCAAAGGTCCCTATGGTCATGACAGTGTGGTTGCACTGGACCAACAGGGCAAAGTCTGTGGCCGGGTGGCTTTCTACCCCGTCTCCGGCGAAGACCACATCCCCAAGGGAGACGTTTATGTTGTCCCGGCACCACTGCATGCCATTGCTCGTGACCACGAAGAGCGGGTGCTCGTAGCGCCGGCGGAAGTGGTCCAGGGCCTGCTGGAGGTAGCCACGGTCGGCCACCACGCCCTTCCAGTATTGCGGCATGAACTCCACGTAGTCCCCGCGGCGCACGTGCACCCCTATGAACGTGGGGTCCCCGGGCGGGCAGCCCCCCGGGCTCCGGCACCGTGACCGCTCCCACTCCTCTCGCAGCCGCCGCAGCGAGGCCTGGGCCTTGCGGACCAGCGGCTCGTGGAGCGTAAACTCACGGCGGATCTCGGCCCGCAGGTGGTGGTAGAAGGTCCAGGAGCAAGGGTAGCCTGTCAGCTTCACGTGCCGGCCCGGAATGTGGCGGTATTCCTCCGACATCCAGTCGTGGATCCAGTAGTCCTCCCACGGGATGGCTCTGGCCTCGTCCTCAGAGAGGACCGGCAGGGTGATGTTGAACAGCGGGGCCAGGCTGTCTTTCATGGCCGGGAGGATGGCGGCTGGTCGTCTGTTAGCCTGGGCCAGTGCGAACAGGGTGGCGTATTCCCCCATCTGGTTACCCAGACGGCCCTGGGGCTTGATTGTCCACAGGCCCCCGTCCATTTTAACTGGTCTCGGGTACTTCTTGGCCGTGGCCGTGAGTCCCGGGCCTCCTCCGGTCCCATTCGCTCTCCAGACCCTAGCGGTCCACCCccatgtttcctgcccccagtCTGGGGTGTAGAAGAAGGTAAGGAGGAAGACtgtggtgaagaggag belongs to Tachyglossus aculeatus isolate mTacAcu1 chromosome 18, mTacAcu1.pri, whole genome shotgun sequence and includes:
- the LOC119940251 gene encoding galactoside alpha-(1,2)-fucosyltransferase 2-like isoform X2 is translated as MLTSLTRLWAWDGQAQRPGPGHSQGRVRGPVPQGSSASRSQPPDWGQETWGWTARVWRANGTGGGPGLTATAKKYPRPVKMDGGLWTIKPQGRLGNQMGEYATLFALAQANRRPAAILPAMKDSLAPLFNITLPVLSEDEARAIPWEDYWIHDWMSEEYRHIPGRHVKLTGYPCSWTFYHHLRAEIRREFTLHEPLVRKAQASLRRLREEWERSRCRSPGGCPPGDPTFIGVHVRRGDYVEFMPQYWKGVVADRGYLQQALDHFRRRYEHPLFVVTSNGMQWCRDNINVSLGDVVFAGDGVESHPATDFALLVQCNHTVMTIGTFGIWAAYLTGGETVYLANYTLPDSPFLKVFKPEAAFLPEWIGIAADLSPLRSTERSWGAQEGNTVQS
- the LOC119940251 gene encoding galactoside alpha-(1,2)-fucosyltransferase 2-like isoform X1 is translated as MLTSLTRLWAWDGQAQRPGPGHSQGRVRGPVPQGSSASRSQPPGEPRALEEASEAGEGNGQDAEPAPRSRVVSLGARNRGSWRPSPTCFWRGFLFLLLFTTVFLLTFFYTPDWGQETWGWTARVWRANGTGGGPGLTATAKKYPRPVKMDGGLWTIKPQGRLGNQMGEYATLFALAQANRRPAAILPAMKDSLAPLFNITLPVLSEDEARAIPWEDYWIHDWMSEEYRHIPGRHVKLTGYPCSWTFYHHLRAEIRREFTLHEPLVRKAQASLRRLREEWERSRCRSPGGCPPGDPTFIGVHVRRGDYVEFMPQYWKGVVADRGYLQQALDHFRRRYEHPLFVVTSNGMQWCRDNINVSLGDVVFAGDGVESHPATDFALLVQCNHTVMTIGTFGIWAAYLTGGETVYLANYTLPDSPFLKVFKPEAAFLPEWIGIAADLSPLRSTERSWGAQEGNTVQS